In Marinobacter antarcticus, one genomic interval encodes:
- the tpx gene encoding thiol peroxidase encodes MSTVTLDGNPIELSGKFPQNGDTAPPFTVTNSGLEEVTLDSWAGKRKILNIIPSIDTGVCAASTRKFNEKAGGLDNTVVLVISADLPFAAARFCGAEGLENVITLSTFRNYSFQQDYGVAIQDGPLAGLCGRAVVVLDEDNKVIHSQLVNEIKDEPDYDAALKVL; translated from the coding sequence ATGAGCACAGTAACTCTCGACGGCAACCCCATTGAACTGAGCGGTAAGTTTCCACAGAATGGCGACACAGCACCCCCCTTCACAGTAACCAACAGCGGTCTGGAAGAAGTAACGCTCGACAGCTGGGCCGGGAAACGCAAAATCCTGAACATCATCCCCAGTATCGACACCGGCGTGTGCGCCGCATCCACCCGTAAATTCAACGAAAAAGCCGGCGGCCTGGACAACACCGTGGTACTGGTTATCTCCGCCGACCTGCCTTTCGCAGCGGCCCGCTTCTGCGGTGCAGAAGGCCTGGAAAACGTCATTACTCTTTCCACCTTCCGGAACTACAGCTTCCAGCAGGACTATGGCGTAGCCATTCAAGATGGCCCGCTGGCCGGACTTTGCGGCCGCGCCGTGGTGGTTCTGGATGAAGACAACAAAGTCATCCACAGCCAACTCGTCAACGAAATCAAAGACGAGCCAGACTACGACGCAGCGCTTAAAGTTCTCTAA
- a CDS encoding Bcr/CflA family multidrug efflux MFS transporter: MLALTSIWTTILLAAAVALGPLATDMYLPALPQIGSDFGSGTSQVQLTLSLYMVGFAIAQLVVGPLADRFGRKPIMIGGFVLFALASIGCALASNIETLILCRFLQALGGSAGPVLGRAAIRDIYTPREAAKIMALLASIMALAPAVAPTIGGLMVAGLGWHSIFLALGGYALIMAVVVTFGIPEPMRPEYRQPLKLCSLLRNYRAIGTDISFLGYTLTNALIFSGLFAFLSGSSFVLIDFLEVPPQQFGLYFAGIVVGFVAGNLSAIRLGSRLVPDQILIRGLVIAVAAGSLMVALALAEVFSVWAVILPQALFMVGTGMVLPQTMAGAMANFPRMAGYASSLFGFAQMAVAAGAGMLVGYLHDGTSLVMATVIAICAVCSLSSYLLLVQRHPAPGFEPHAVSGQ; the protein is encoded by the coding sequence ATGCTCGCACTCACCAGTATATGGACAACCATACTGCTCGCCGCCGCCGTCGCACTGGGGCCGCTGGCCACCGATATGTATCTGCCGGCGTTGCCGCAGATCGGCAGTGATTTTGGCAGCGGTACCAGCCAGGTCCAGCTGACCCTGAGCCTGTATATGGTCGGCTTTGCCATCGCACAACTGGTGGTTGGCCCTCTGGCAGACCGGTTTGGTCGCAAGCCAATCATGATTGGCGGCTTTGTACTGTTTGCCCTGGCCAGCATTGGTTGCGCTCTTGCCAGCAATATCGAAACCCTGATCCTGTGCCGTTTTTTGCAGGCGCTGGGTGGCTCGGCAGGGCCGGTTCTGGGCAGGGCGGCTATCCGGGATATCTACACACCCCGGGAAGCAGCAAAAATCATGGCGCTTCTTGCCAGCATCATGGCCCTGGCGCCCGCAGTAGCGCCGACAATCGGCGGCCTGATGGTAGCCGGTCTGGGCTGGCATTCCATTTTCCTCGCGCTGGGCGGCTATGCCCTGATCATGGCGGTGGTGGTCACCTTCGGCATTCCGGAGCCGATGCGGCCGGAATACCGCCAGCCCCTGAAACTCTGCAGTCTGTTGCGGAACTATCGTGCCATAGGAACCGACATCAGCTTTCTCGGCTACACCCTGACCAACGCGCTGATATTCTCGGGGCTGTTTGCGTTTCTTTCCGGCTCCTCTTTCGTGCTGATCGATTTTCTCGAAGTACCACCGCAGCAGTTTGGCCTGTATTTCGCCGGCATCGTGGTTGGCTTCGTAGCCGGTAATCTTTCAGCGATCCGCCTTGGCAGCCGCCTGGTGCCGGATCAGATCCTTATTCGCGGGCTGGTCATTGCCGTTGCCGCTGGCAGCCTGATGGTTGCTCTGGCACTGGCGGAGGTCTTCAGTGTGTGGGCCGTCATCCTGCCTCAGGCACTGTTTATGGTCGGTACCGGCATGGTGCTGCCCCAGACCATGGCGGGCGCCATGGCCAACTTCCCGCGCATGGCCGGCTACGCCTCCTCACTGTTCGGCTTTGCCCAGATGGCCGTCGCAGCTGGCGCCGGCATGCTCGTGGGCTACCTGCATGACGGCACCTCACTGGTGATGGCCACTGTTATTGCCATCTGCGCCGTTTGCTCCCTCTCCAGCTACCTGCTACTGGTTCAGCGTCACCCCGCGCCCGGGTTCGAGCCGCACGCGGTATCCGGTCAGTAG
- a CDS encoding LysR family transcriptional regulator, with protein MNLIDTFNLDIRALHTFVAVLDEGSVSRAAVKLGVSQSAVSHTLERLRNALGDPLFVKSGRGITPTRYALQAGPHVRQILDDMHSLASGPPFTPETTEFTFTVAANDYERDLLLPPLMQRLRQQAPGILLQVIASGIPSAEMLRKDICDLIISPHAPEATDIMQRGLMGDRMVVFYDSQKREAPETVTDYLKADHIALIFASGEKTALEGGLSARGLTRRNVVTVSNFSGLPEFLRGSDMLVTAPERMSKHLLRDFEWVPLPFSFKPFTLLMVWHRRNQNDPAHRWLRNQVNAVAATMNGLDD; from the coding sequence ATGAACCTTATTGATACATTTAATCTTGATATCCGCGCACTCCATACCTTTGTCGCCGTTCTTGACGAAGGCAGTGTCTCCCGCGCGGCAGTCAAGCTGGGGGTCAGCCAGTCGGCGGTCAGTCACACTCTGGAACGCCTGCGCAACGCTCTCGGGGATCCCCTGTTCGTCAAATCCGGGCGTGGCATTACGCCAACGCGATATGCGTTGCAGGCCGGCCCCCACGTTCGCCAGATTCTCGACGACATGCACTCGCTGGCATCCGGCCCGCCCTTCACGCCGGAAACCACGGAGTTCACCTTCACCGTTGCCGCCAACGACTACGAGCGGGATCTGCTGCTGCCTCCGCTGATGCAGCGCTTGCGGCAACAGGCGCCGGGCATCCTGTTACAGGTGATTGCATCGGGAATTCCCAGTGCGGAAATGCTGCGCAAGGACATCTGTGACCTGATCATCTCGCCCCACGCCCCGGAAGCCACCGACATTATGCAGAGGGGCCTGATGGGCGATCGCATGGTGGTTTTCTACGATTCGCAGAAGCGCGAGGCCCCGGAGACCGTGACCGATTATCTGAAGGCCGATCACATCGCCCTGATCTTCGCCAGCGGCGAAAAAACTGCCCTTGAAGGCGGGCTCTCTGCCCGCGGACTGACCCGCCGCAACGTGGTCACAGTCTCCAACTTTTCCGGCTTGCCGGAATTTCTCCGGGGCAGCGACATGCTGGTTACCGCGCCGGAGCGCATGAGCAAACACTTACTCCGGGACTTTGAATGGGTTCCTTTACCCTTCAGTTTCAAGCCTTTTACCCTGCTGATGGTATGGCACCGCCGTAACCAGAACGACCCTGCCCATCGCTGGTTAAGAAACCAGGTGAACGCGGTGGCGGCCACCATGAATGGCCTGGACGACTGA
- a CDS encoding acyltransferase: protein MLSFLPAPVIGVVNSVLLAVNTLFWCVLLYIPALLKLIIPHKGFRILCTRAIIWISESWVACNTGWMKLTHSTQWHITGAENLRRESWYLVLSNHQSWVDIFAMQRVFNRRAPFLKFFLKQQLIWVPVIGLAWWGLDFPFMKRYTREYLIKHPEKRGEDLKATRRACDKFRYTPVSVMNFVEGTRFTQAKHDKQKSRYTHLLTPKAGGAAFVLDTMGDSIQTLVDVTIAYPGGAPSFWDFMCGRVREVKMEIHTITIPEHLKGRDYSTDGEHRRNVKNWLAEQWQAKDARLEEMLRP from the coding sequence ATGCTCAGTTTCCTACCTGCTCCCGTTATCGGCGTAGTCAACTCTGTTCTTCTGGCAGTTAACACCCTGTTCTGGTGTGTACTGCTCTATATCCCGGCGCTGCTGAAACTCATAATTCCCCATAAGGGTTTCCGGATACTGTGTACCAGGGCCATTATCTGGATTTCCGAGTCCTGGGTCGCCTGCAATACCGGCTGGATGAAGCTCACCCACAGCACGCAATGGCATATTACAGGTGCGGAAAATCTCCGCCGTGAAAGCTGGTATCTGGTACTCAGCAATCATCAGAGCTGGGTGGATATCTTCGCCATGCAGCGGGTGTTCAACCGCCGGGCGCCCTTCCTGAAGTTCTTTCTCAAGCAGCAGCTAATCTGGGTGCCGGTCATAGGGCTTGCCTGGTGGGGCCTGGATTTTCCGTTCATGAAACGGTACACGCGGGAATATCTGATCAAGCACCCGGAAAAACGTGGAGAGGATCTGAAAGCCACCCGGCGTGCCTGCGATAAATTTCGCTACACGCCGGTGAGTGTGATGAACTTTGTGGAAGGCACGCGCTTTACCCAAGCCAAGCACGACAAGCAGAAATCACGCTATACCCACCTGTTGACACCAAAGGCCGGCGGAGCCGCTTTCGTTCTGGACACCATGGGTGACTCGATACAGACCCTTGTTGACGTAACTATTGCCTACCCTGGCGGCGCGCCTTCGTTCTGGGACTTTATGTGCGGTCGGGTGCGTGAAGTGAAAATGGAAATTCACACCATCACCATTCCCGAGCACCTGAAAGGGCGGGATTACTCAACTGATGGCGAACACCGGCGCAATGTGAAGAACTGGCTGGCGGAGCAGTGGCAGGCCAAGGATGCACGTCTGGAAGAAATGCTCCGTCCATAG
- a CDS encoding ribonuclease R family protein, translated as MFNADALNQLRQLKSDIEESKVVFPGTVKATNGRFGFVALDEGRDVFLPPEEMQKVLPGDRVNVTEQEVAKGKTQGVIDGLIESRLSTFVGRYLVKGKGHFVVPETPGINRWIFVPPKERMNAQPDDYLYCCIHKHPIHDGKGQAKVLRVIGKAGEPGIERALTLATFDLAASWPAPVVKQAESLDEATIEALEAGREDRTDRVYVTIDSPATQDMDDALLAEPNATGWALSIAIADPSAVIDLESPAELEAFNRATAIYFPGEPLPMLPDTISTRLCSLMPDVKRLALVCDLQVNNDGSLGDYSFHQAVIRSRGKLSYDLVSNLIEGREDEDIKALPDAVANSLDQLHQAATALRKWRSEHALLSGDRPEFRLRLDENRRIRAIEPSVQNEAHRLVEECMVAANRCAADFLAKQPSGLFIQHPGLRNDRADNIRALIEGYAPHLADIDATTPQGFQALMNQTTELEAEVPVKTIISRQLARAELALTAAPHQGMGLSAYTTFTSPLRKYSDLYVHRVIKAALWDTPMKALSSDDLLALQSAQFKARQAANSLETWLRSDFAKTLGDEPMDGAISRTIPAGFFVRLEANGLEGFVSCKDLNGKYSFDPVTLRLIHNKNGRIFQLEQAVKVSFSGVEEERRQINFKLVDAEEIPVTAGS; from the coding sequence ATGTTCAACGCCGACGCTCTAAACCAGTTGCGCCAGCTAAAGTCTGACATTGAGGAAAGCAAAGTCGTTTTCCCCGGAACGGTTAAAGCCACCAACGGCCGCTTCGGATTCGTCGCACTGGACGAAGGGCGGGATGTCTTCCTGCCTCCCGAGGAGATGCAGAAAGTCCTTCCCGGCGACCGGGTTAACGTCACCGAACAGGAAGTGGCAAAAGGCAAGACCCAAGGCGTGATAGACGGTCTCATCGAAAGCCGGCTCAGCACCTTTGTCGGGCGCTATCTGGTGAAGGGCAAAGGGCACTTTGTGGTGCCGGAAACGCCCGGTATCAACCGCTGGATTTTCGTTCCGCCGAAAGAGCGCATGAATGCTCAACCGGACGATTATCTTTACTGCTGCATACACAAGCATCCGATCCATGATGGCAAAGGCCAGGCGAAAGTACTTCGTGTCATTGGCAAAGCCGGCGAGCCGGGTATTGAGCGCGCTCTTACCCTGGCCACCTTCGATTTGGCAGCCTCGTGGCCCGCGCCTGTCGTTAAGCAGGCGGAAAGCCTCGACGAAGCGACCATCGAAGCGCTTGAAGCCGGGCGGGAAGACCGTACCGACCGTGTGTACGTGACTATCGATAGCCCCGCCACTCAGGATATGGACGACGCACTGCTGGCTGAGCCTAATGCCACGGGTTGGGCGCTATCCATTGCCATCGCCGATCCATCCGCGGTCATTGACCTGGAAAGCCCGGCTGAGCTCGAAGCCTTCAACCGGGCAACCGCAATCTATTTCCCGGGCGAGCCTCTGCCCATGCTGCCCGACACCATCAGCACCCGACTATGCTCGCTGATGCCGGACGTGAAGCGGCTGGCCCTGGTGTGCGATCTGCAAGTCAATAACGATGGCAGTCTGGGCGACTACAGCTTTCATCAAGCGGTCATCCGTTCCCGGGGTAAGCTCAGTTACGACCTGGTCTCAAATCTGATTGAGGGTCGTGAAGACGAAGATATCAAAGCTCTGCCGGACGCAGTTGCCAACAGCCTGGACCAGCTCCATCAGGCCGCAACCGCACTGCGAAAGTGGCGCAGTGAACATGCGCTGTTAAGCGGTGACCGGCCCGAGTTCCGGCTTCGACTGGACGAAAACCGTCGCATTCGCGCCATTGAGCCTTCGGTGCAGAACGAAGCGCATCGCCTGGTGGAAGAGTGCATGGTTGCCGCCAACCGCTGCGCTGCGGATTTTCTGGCCAAGCAGCCTTCCGGCCTGTTCATCCAGCATCCGGGGCTCCGCAACGACCGTGCAGACAACATCCGCGCCCTGATTGAAGGCTACGCGCCGCACCTTGCTGATATCGACGCCACAACTCCACAAGGCTTTCAGGCGTTGATGAATCAGACTACAGAACTGGAAGCGGAAGTACCGGTGAAGACCATCATCTCGCGCCAGCTGGCCCGGGCGGAGCTGGCGCTCACTGCGGCCCCGCACCAGGGCATGGGGCTGAGTGCTTACACCACTTTTACGTCCCCACTGCGCAAGTACTCGGATCTCTACGTGCACAGGGTTATCAAGGCTGCGCTCTGGGATACCCCCATGAAGGCGCTGAGTAGCGACGACCTCCTGGCACTTCAGAGCGCCCAGTTCAAAGCGCGCCAGGCGGCCAACAGCCTGGAGACCTGGCTTCGGAGCGATTTTGCCAAAACTCTGGGCGACGAACCCATGGACGGCGCTATCAGCAGAACGATCCCCGCTGGCTTTTTTGTGCGCCTGGAAGCCAACGGCCTGGAAGGATTTGTCAGCTGCAAGGATCTGAACGGCAAGTACAGCTTTGATCCGGTTACTCTGCGCCTGATTCACAACAAAAATGGCCGTATTTTCCAGCTGGAGCAGGCTGTCAAAGTCAGCTTTTCAGGAGTTGAAGAAGAGCGTCGACAGATTAACTTCAAGCTGGTGGACGCTGAGGAAATTCCCGTCACTGCCGGCTCCTGA
- a CDS encoding diguanylate cyclase domain-containing protein: protein MSLKTRFLSLAAGLFIIAACASWLAYRELSADLIERWGRQVAEIQVRYDSARLLQSLEREIGLARQMADSTTLINWAADPSNQALEANALREMESFRSNFRDNSYFVALKESGRYYYNNEQNEFAGKQFRYVLSSEKPDDAWFYQLIEEDRDFHLNVNPDTELGVTKLWIDVLMRDTEKQIVGMVGTGLNLDSFLQDIVDINQDGITTLFVDYGGAIQLYRDRNYIDFATLIKPEGQKNTVDLLFDAPEDKQKILGMLQLLKKNSGEAGHVESGFVTVDGREHLAGVAFLPAIGWFEITLLDLNTLLPKSYLWPLVAVFIASLLITLVVFHLIIQSRIVKPIMGLEEAVERVRSGSFTLPRLDKPDNEIGRLVDHFEKMTDSLRDSTRELEHKVALRTDELSRLARIDPLTGLKNRRGLDEVLEGEIQRAGRQGSGFGVLWLDIDHFKSINDQLGHQAGDEILCRVALWLKAGVRPYDHPGRWGGDEFVILLSPCDLATLERIAKRIRETVEQESRKTGTPVTVSIGGYFSNPGDNVDTILRHADKALYQAKNQGRNRVCINTPENTEVNPA from the coding sequence TTGAGCCTTAAAACCCGGTTTCTCAGCCTTGCTGCGGGCCTGTTCATTATCGCCGCATGCGCCTCCTGGCTCGCCTACCGGGAGCTCTCCGCAGATTTGATCGAGCGCTGGGGGCGTCAAGTGGCCGAGATACAGGTGCGCTATGACAGCGCCCGTCTTCTGCAGTCCCTCGAGCGTGAGATCGGCCTCGCCCGCCAGATGGCTGACTCCACTACACTGATCAATTGGGCTGCCGACCCGAGCAACCAGGCTCTGGAAGCCAATGCCCTTCGCGAAATGGAGAGCTTTCGCTCCAACTTTCGCGATAACAGCTATTTTGTCGCGCTCAAAGAAAGCGGCCGTTACTACTACAACAATGAACAAAACGAATTCGCCGGCAAGCAGTTCCGTTACGTTCTCAGTTCAGAGAAGCCTGACGACGCCTGGTTTTACCAACTGATTGAAGAAGATCGTGATTTTCATCTGAACGTGAATCCGGATACGGAACTGGGCGTTACCAAACTCTGGATTGATGTCCTGATGCGCGACACTGAAAAACAGATTGTGGGCATGGTCGGCACCGGCCTGAACCTGGATTCCTTTCTGCAAGACATCGTTGATATAAACCAGGACGGCATCACCACATTGTTTGTCGATTACGGTGGGGCCATACAGCTTTACCGGGATCGTAACTACATTGATTTCGCGACTTTAATCAAACCTGAAGGCCAGAAAAATACCGTCGACTTGCTGTTTGACGCTCCTGAAGACAAACAGAAGATTCTGGGCATGCTGCAATTGCTCAAGAAAAACTCTGGCGAGGCAGGTCACGTCGAAAGCGGTTTTGTCACCGTAGATGGCCGCGAACACCTGGCGGGAGTAGCTTTTTTGCCTGCCATTGGCTGGTTTGAAATAACCCTGCTTGACCTGAACACACTGCTGCCTAAAAGCTATCTGTGGCCTCTGGTGGCTGTATTTATCGCAAGTCTCCTGATTACGCTGGTTGTATTCCACCTCATTATCCAGTCGCGCATCGTTAAACCTATCATGGGGCTGGAAGAGGCTGTGGAGAGGGTCCGCAGCGGCAGCTTTACGCTGCCCCGGCTGGACAAGCCGGACAACGAGATAGGCAGACTCGTAGACCACTTTGAAAAAATGACCGATAGCCTGCGTGATTCCACACGGGAACTGGAACACAAGGTGGCCCTGCGTACTGACGAACTGAGCCGCCTGGCGCGCATTGACCCCCTCACTGGCCTGAAAAACCGCCGAGGGCTGGATGAAGTTCTGGAGGGAGAAATTCAGCGTGCAGGGCGCCAGGGTAGCGGCTTTGGCGTGCTGTGGCTGGACATTGACCACTTCAAATCGATCAATGATCAGCTTGGTCACCAGGCCGGTGACGAGATTCTCTGCCGTGTTGCGCTGTGGCTGAAAGCCGGCGTTCGCCCTTACGATCACCCGGGGCGCTGGGGAGGCGATGAGTTTGTCATCCTGCTATCTCCCTGCGATTTGGCAACGCTGGAGCGTATCGCAAAGCGTATTCGCGAGACAGTTGAGCAGGAGAGCCGCAAGACCGGCACACCGGTCACGGTTAGTATAGGCGGTTATTTCTCAAATCCCGGGGACAACGTCGATACTATTCTGCGACATGCCGACAAAGCGCTGTACCAGGCCAAAAATCAGGGCCGTAATCGCGTTTGTATCAACACTCCCGAAAATACCGAAGTTAACCCCGCGTAA
- a CDS encoding DUF411 domain-containing protein, with protein sequence MKKQILGLALSTALGFSTPLLAAGAAQSIHVYKSPTCGCCTAWVDHLESNGFDVEVTDTQDMNRVKIEAGLTRNLASCHTAFVGDYVIEGHVPADDIHRLIANAPKARGLAVPGMPAGSPGMEMGDRKDHYQVLMFNDNGQTKVFSEHN encoded by the coding sequence ATGAAAAAACAAATTCTTGGACTGGCCCTCAGTACCGCCCTCGGCTTCAGCACACCGCTATTGGCCGCCGGCGCAGCACAGAGCATTCACGTTTATAAATCGCCCACCTGCGGCTGCTGCACAGCCTGGGTCGATCACCTGGAAAGCAACGGCTTTGATGTCGAAGTTACCGACACCCAGGATATGAACCGCGTCAAAATCGAAGCCGGGCTTACCCGCAACCTGGCCAGCTGTCACACTGCCTTTGTGGGTGACTATGTCATCGAAGGCCACGTGCCCGCTGACGACATTCACCGGCTGATCGCCAACGCCCCGAAAGCCAGGGGCCTGGCCGTTCCCGGCATGCCCGCTGGCTCGCCGGGTATGGAAATGGGCGACCGAAAAGACCACTACCAAGTGCTGATGTTCAACGACAACGGCCAGACCAAGGTGTTTTCCGAGCACAACTAA
- a CDS encoding heavy metal translocating P-type ATPase: MSETSVLHTTLSISGASCQGCAKKIRNALEPLTGDAELVEVNLEDQTVALPEGIDATEAARIVTETGYPAEPVTEAEIEKPANCCSSKSKTSGSRTDEDPGEQGKVQESKSEKAATPAQSDDQVHLAVTGATCASCVNTIEKALKSVAGVTHAHMNLADNTATATGQTDPQALVRAVESSGYGASVIEDVDAADDHKQEEDKKRYKTLLVKMAISLGLGVGLMVWGMGFGSMTVNEANQGVWLGLGLLTLAVMAGTGGHFYVGAWKAFRHHNANMDTLIALGTGTAWLYSITVASIPEALPEMARHVYFEASAMIIGLINLGQALELRAKGKTSEAVRRLLDLRAKTARVMRDGQEQDIPVEDVRKGDHIRVRPGEKLPVDGRIVEGSTRIDESMLTGEPMPVSKAVDDEVSAGTLNTHGGIVYEATRVGSDTALAQIIRLVKKAQGSKPAIGRLADKISSVFVPTVMLVAVAAALVWYNVGPEPAIVHMMVAATTVLIIACPCALGLATPMSVMVGVGKAAEYGALIRQGDALQTAGKLDLVILDKTGTITEGHPAVTSVRAVSGDEQQLLALAAGLEQHSEHPLAEAIVSRAKEQSAEPLKVTGFEALNGKGVTGQFEGDTIRLGNRRWLEIEGLSLSGLADAEKAITEEAGTPLFLAQGNELLGVIGVADAIKADSRAAIRRLHDAGIKVMMVTGDIDATAKAIAAKTGIDDYRAEVLPEDKADVVNEMRGKGYTVAMVGDGINDAPALAAADVGFAIGTGTDVAIESAAITLMRGSLHGVPDAIEISRATVKNIHQNLFGAFAYNSLGIPIAAGLLYPVWGILMSPILAGAAMSLSSVTVVTNANRLRLFKTSHKPVEAQSQKTNGERN, translated from the coding sequence ATGAGCGAAACATCTGTGTTACACACCACTCTCAGCATTTCTGGCGCCTCCTGCCAGGGATGTGCCAAAAAGATTCGCAATGCCCTGGAGCCGCTGACCGGTGATGCCGAGCTGGTGGAGGTCAATCTGGAAGATCAGACCGTGGCTCTGCCCGAAGGTATTGACGCAACGGAGGCGGCCCGGATCGTGACCGAAACCGGGTATCCGGCTGAACCGGTGACTGAGGCTGAGATTGAAAAGCCCGCCAACTGCTGTTCTTCCAAGTCAAAAACATCGGGCTCCAGAACGGATGAAGATCCGGGCGAACAGGGCAAGGTTCAAGAGAGCAAATCTGAAAAGGCAGCAACTCCTGCTCAAAGTGACGATCAGGTGCATCTGGCGGTAACCGGCGCTACCTGCGCCTCCTGCGTCAACACCATTGAGAAAGCATTAAAGTCAGTGGCAGGTGTTACCCACGCCCACATGAATCTCGCGGACAATACGGCGACAGCAACAGGCCAGACCGATCCGCAGGCTCTGGTGCGGGCGGTGGAGAGTTCCGGTTATGGCGCCAGTGTGATTGAGGATGTGGATGCCGCAGATGACCACAAGCAGGAAGAGGACAAAAAGCGGTACAAAACCCTGCTGGTGAAGATGGCCATCAGTCTCGGCCTGGGAGTTGGCTTGATGGTCTGGGGCATGGGGTTCGGCTCCATGACCGTAAACGAGGCGAACCAGGGCGTCTGGCTTGGCCTCGGCCTGCTGACTCTGGCCGTTATGGCCGGTACCGGGGGGCATTTCTACGTCGGCGCCTGGAAGGCATTTCGGCACCACAACGCCAACATGGATACCCTTATTGCGCTGGGCACAGGTACCGCATGGCTGTATTCCATAACCGTCGCCAGCATTCCCGAAGCCTTACCGGAGATGGCGAGGCACGTGTATTTTGAAGCCTCGGCCATGATCATCGGCCTGATCAACCTGGGTCAGGCGCTGGAACTCCGAGCCAAGGGCAAGACGTCTGAAGCGGTTCGCCGGCTGCTGGATCTGCGTGCCAAAACTGCACGCGTCATGCGTGACGGGCAGGAGCAGGATATTCCGGTGGAGGATGTGCGCAAGGGCGACCACATTCGCGTTCGCCCCGGTGAAAAACTGCCTGTGGACGGGCGGATTGTCGAAGGCAGCACCCGCATCGACGAAAGCATGCTCACCGGTGAGCCCATGCCCGTGAGCAAAGCCGTGGATGACGAAGTCTCAGCCGGTACACTGAATACCCACGGCGGGATTGTTTACGAAGCAACCCGCGTAGGCAGCGACACCGCATTGGCCCAGATCATCCGCCTGGTGAAAAAGGCGCAGGGCTCAAAACCGGCCATTGGGCGGCTGGCGGACAAAATATCGTCGGTATTCGTGCCCACCGTCATGCTTGTTGCTGTGGCCGCCGCGCTGGTTTGGTACAACGTCGGGCCCGAGCCCGCGATTGTGCACATGATGGTGGCGGCCACCACGGTGCTGATCATTGCCTGCCCCTGTGCTCTGGGCCTGGCTACACCCATGTCGGTGATGGTGGGTGTTGGCAAGGCAGCGGAGTACGGCGCCCTGATTCGTCAGGGGGATGCCCTGCAAACCGCTGGCAAGCTTGACCTGGTGATTCTCGACAAGACCGGCACCATTACCGAAGGCCACCCAGCGGTGACCAGCGTGCGCGCGGTAAGTGGCGATGAACAGCAGTTGCTGGCGCTGGCAGCAGGACTGGAACAGCATTCCGAGCACCCGCTCGCAGAAGCCATCGTTAGCAGGGCCAAAGAGCAAAGCGCAGAGCCACTCAAAGTCACCGGCTTTGAAGCTTTGAATGGCAAGGGTGTTACCGGCCAGTTTGAGGGTGACACCATCCGCCTGGGCAACCGCCGCTGGCTGGAAATCGAAGGCCTTTCACTGAGCGGTCTTGCCGACGCGGAAAAAGCCATTACCGAAGAAGCCGGCACGCCGCTGTTTCTTGCCCAGGGTAACGAGTTGCTGGGCGTTATCGGCGTTGCCGATGCTATCAAGGCAGATTCCCGGGCCGCCATCCGGCGCCTGCACGATGCCGGCATCAAGGTGATGATGGTCACCGGTGATATCGACGCGACGGCCAAAGCCATTGCAGCTAAAACCGGCATCGACGACTATCGCGCCGAGGTTCTGCCGGAAGACAAAGCCGACGTGGTAAACGAAATGCGCGGCAAAGGCTACACCGTGGCCATGGTGGGTGACGGCATCAACGACGCGCCAGCGCTGGCGGCAGCCGATGTGGGCTTTGCCATAGGCACCGGTACAGACGTCGCCATCGAAAGTGCCGCCATCACCCTGATGCGCGGCTCCCTGCACGGCGTGCCGGATGCCATCGAAATTTCGCGGGCTACCGTGAAGAACATTCACCAGAACCTTTTTGGTGCCTTTGCGTACAACAGCCTGGGCATTCCTATCGCAGCAGGCCTGCTGTACCCGGTCTGGGGCATATTGATGAGCCCGATTCTTGCTGGCGCTGCCATGTCATTGTCCTCGGTGACTGTTGTCACCAACGCCAACCGGCTGCGCCTGTTCAAAACCAGCCACAAGCCTGTTGAAGCCCAAAGCCAAAAAACAAACGGGGAGCGAAACTGA
- a CDS encoding MerR family transcriptional regulator encodes MKVKEIATSAGVNPDTVRFYTREGLLKPSRNPDNNYQQYDTEDLRRLRFARKARQLGFSLPEIRQILDQADDHHSPCPMVRDVFQQRLADVEREIDELQQLRKRMKTALAAWQDMPDGTPDGHTICRLIEHWDDSKSGMQAEE; translated from the coding sequence ATGAAAGTGAAAGAAATTGCTACGTCTGCTGGGGTAAATCCGGATACCGTCCGTTTTTACACTCGGGAAGGGCTGCTTAAACCGTCCCGGAACCCGGATAACAACTATCAGCAATACGACACTGAGGATTTACGGCGGCTGCGTTTTGCCCGGAAGGCCCGCCAGCTGGGATTTTCACTGCCAGAGATTCGGCAAATTCTGGATCAGGCGGACGATCACCACTCACCCTGCCCGATGGTTCGGGATGTTTTCCAGCAACGGCTGGCAGATGTGGAGCGGGAGATTGACGAGTTGCAGCAGCTTCGCAAGCGTATGAAGACTGCGCTGGCCGCCTGGCAGGATATGCCAGACGGCACGCCGGATGGACATACCATCTGCCGGTTGATTGAACACTGGGACGACAGCAAATCGGGAATGCAGGCTGAGGAGTAA